In the genome of Variovorax sp. PAMC26660, the window TGCCGGTGGCCGTTCCCCTCGAACAGGTGCTGCAGGCCTGGCATCCGCGCGATGACGTGGACCCGGCGCATCGCTGTCTTCGCGACTGTGTCGCGGCCGTGTCCAAGGACGCGCGCTTCGGTCCGCTCAAGGGCCGCGATACGCAGGGCCCGATGCGCGGTCGTGCAATTGCGGCGCATCGCGCGCTTGTTGCGCAGGCGTCATGAATGCTTAAGCAGCGGTTGTGCCGAGGTAAGCGCAAAAATTAATTCTTCCTAATTAGTTGCTTCTTCAATACACGTTTTTCATTCGCAAAAAGAGGCATCGGACGACACCTCGGGCCTCACGCGCGACGCATCGCGCTGGTATGGTTGCGCGCACAGTTTTTTGTTCACGCCACCACGCCCGTTGTCGACGCATTGGGCCATTCACATGCCCATTCGTCACGCCCGAATCTTTCCGCGCTACGCGTTCTACTGTGTGCTGGCCGGCCTTGCCGCGATCTATGTCTTCTGCGCCATGATGCTGGTGCCGGCGAAGATCTACATCCTTCCTTATCTGATCACCGCGGACTTCGTTCGCTACAAGGGCGCCTTCTTCGTGCTGGTGTTGGCGATCCCCGCCGCGATCTACCTGATCTTCTGGAAGGGCAGCGACTTCCTCGCTTGGTGGCGCACGCCGAAGGTGCTGACGGTCGGCGCGCACGGCATGCAACTGGGTGCCGACACCATCGCCTTCGCGGACGTGGCCCGCCTGCGTCATCGCCACAACCGCAACCATGTGCTGATCACCACGCGCAACGGCAAGACGCTGCGGCTGCGGCTGGACCTGTGGGACAACGCACCCGCGCTGGTCGCCGAAGTGGAAGAGGCCATCAGCGAGGTGCTGCGGCACGACGTCGACCGCCGCGTGCATGCCGGGGACACCGTGGCCTTCGGCGCGCTCGGCCTGAACGCCGAGGGCCTGGTGCACAAGGGCCAGCTCATTGCATGGTCGAGCATCGACACCATCCGCACGCAGTCCGATGAAGAGGGCATGGACGTGGACGAGCACCTCGTGATCGTCGCCAACGGCAAGGCCCGCAAGATCGATCGCTCGAAGATCGACAACGAGCCCGTGCTGATGGCTTGCCTCATGCAGCATCTTCCCGCTGCCTGAGCTCTTCTTTTTTTCTCCGTCCTTCAACCACTCCAACACACAAAAGCGAATCAGGAAAATGGAAATCTACAGCTCCACCAGCCAGCAGGAAAAGACCCGCCAGGACCGTCCGGTCTTCTACTCCCGTTCGCGCCTGATCGCCGGTGCCATCCTCTGGGTGGTGGTGGCGTGCGTGCTGGCCGTTCTCTGCATTCGCGCGCAGGACAAGAACATCGGCATCCTCATTGCGGCGGCGTTCGGTCTGCTTGCGGCATGGCTGGCCTTCAAGTGCATCCGGCAACTGGGCAACATTGCGACGCCCGCGTTCGTCGTGGGCCACCAGGGCCTGACTTTCGAGAACGGCCTGCTGATTCCATGGCAGAACATCGTCGAGAACATCTGGGTCAACCAGAGCTACATGGGCATTCCCATCGGCAAGCAGATCCAGATCAAGACCGACCTGCCCAAGCCGAAGGCGCGTGTGCTGCGCCGCGCGACCGCGCTGCAGATTTCGGGCGACGAATACCTCGCGCTGTGCGACGCCTATCGTTGATTCGCAGAGGCCGAAAACCCCTTGGCACCAGGGCGTCAAAACGGGGTTCGATAGACTGCGGGGGTGAAATCCTCTTCAGAGCCTCCCAGTAGGTCGCTGGCCTGCGCCAGCTTTTGCCTGCACCGCTGCGTTGCCAACAACGCCTTCGCAGCGAATTTCCTCCCCGCCTTTTTCCTGTCGCCCGACATGGCTCGCGCCATGCCGGGCCGCACCTGCTTGCGCGCTTTCCATGATTGAACTCCTCTCCGACCCCGCCGCCTGGATCGGTCTCCTGACGCTGGTCGTCCTGGAGATCGTGCTGGGCATCGACAACCTGATCTTCATTGCGATCCTCGCGGAGAAGCTGCCACCGCACCAGCGCGACAGGGCGCGGCTCATCGGCCTGAGCCTGGCGCTGTTCATGCGACTGGCGTTGCTGTCGATCGTTTCGTGGCTGGTCACGCTGACCACGCCGCTGTTCAGCGTGTTCGGCCAGGGCTTCTCGGGCCGAGACCTGATCCTGCTGCTGGGGGGATTCTTCCTGTTGTTCAAGGCAACGTCCGAGTTGCATGAGCGGCTGGAGGGCGTGACGCACACGGCCAGCGGCTCCACGGTCTATGCGGGCTTCGCGCTGGTGGTCACGCAGATCGTGGTGCTCGACGCCGTGTTCTCGCTCGACGCGGTGATCACCGCCGTGGGCATGGTGGAGCACCTGCCGGTGATGATGGCGGCCGTCGTCATTTCCATCGGCATCATGCTGTGGGCATCGAAGCCGCTCACGCGCTTCGTCAACGCGCACCCGACCGTGGTGGTGCTGTGCCTGAGCTTCCTGCTGATGATCGGCCTGAGCCTGGTGGCCGAGGGCCTGGGCTTCCACATCCCCAAGGGCTACCTGTATGGCGCCATCGGCTTCTCCGTGATGATCGAGACGCTGAACCAGTGGGCCAAGCGCAATGCGTTGCGGCACGAGGCGCGCCGGCCCCTGCGCGACCGCACGGCCGAATCCATCATCCGGCTGCTGGGTGGCCGTGCGCCCGGCGAGCCGGTGCCGGCGGGCGGCGTATCCGGTGCGGCATCGGCGGCGCAGCCTGCCTTTGCCGTCGAAGAGCGCAACATGGTCAGCGGCGTGCTGTCGCTGGCCGATCGCAATGTGCGCTCGGTGATGACGCCGCGCGCCGACATCTCGTGGGTCGACCTGAACGACGACCCCGACGCGGTGCGCGAGCAGCTGCTCGACACGCCGCATGGCATCTTCCCCGTGTGCCGTGGCTCGCTCGACGACGTGGTCGGCGTGGCGCGCGCAAAGGACCTGCTGGGCCACCTGCTGCGCGACGGAAAGATCGACGAGCGCGGCGGCCTGCGCGCGCCGATCTACGTGCCCGAATCCACCACCGTGATCCGCCTCATCGACACGCTGCGCGGTGCGCGCGGACAGCTCGCACTGGTCAACGACGAGCACGGCATGCTGACCGGCGTGGTCACGCCCATCGACGTGCTGGAAGCGATCGCCGGCGAGTTCCCCGATGAAGACGAGACGCTGGAGATCCTGCAGACCGCCCCCGACGCATGGACCGTGTCCGGCAGTGCCGATCTGCACCTGCTGGAGCAGGCGCTGCAGACCCATGGCCTCGTGAGCGAGGACGACAGCTACACCTCGGTCGCGGGCTTTCTGCTGGCCCGCTTCGACGGGCTGCCGCCGGTCAAGGCGACCTGGGTGCACGACGGGTACGAGTTCGTCGTGACCGACGTGGACGCGCAGCGCATCAGGACGGTGGCCGTTCGGCGGCTGCCAATGCCGGAAGCCGGGGCCTGACGCGGCCAAGCCGATTTGGTAGGCTGGCGCGCTTCCATCCCAGCAACTTTCATCCCACGCGCATGAATGCCTCCCACCGCCGGCCGGTTCCGTTGAACAAGGCCTACCGCTTGCTGAACCACGGCCCCACCGTGCTCGTGAGTGCCGCGCACGGCGGCCAGCGCAACATCATGGCCGCGGCCTGGGCCATGCCGCTGGACTTCGATCCGCCCAAGGTGGCCGTGGTGCTCGACAAAAGCACCTGGACGCGCGTGCTGCTCGAAGGCGCAGGCAGCTTCGCGCTGCAGGTGCCGACGCGCGCGCAGCTCGACCTGACCGAAGCACTGGGCAACAGCTCGGGCCGCGAGATCGTCGAGCGCGCGGGGCATGACAAGTTCGCGGCCTACGGCCTGCAGACCTTCGCGGGTGTGGCGACCGATGCGCCGCTGCTCGAAGACTGCGTGGCCTGGCTCGAATGCCGGCTGCTGCCCGAGCCACCGATCCAGCAGCGCTACGACCTGTTCCTCGGCGAAGTGATCGCGGCGCAGGCCGATGCCCGCGTGTTCGCCGATGGGCGCTGGAATTTCACCGGCCATGACGAACTGCGCACGCTGCACCATGTGGCGGGCGGGCACTTCATCGTCGACGGCGAGGCGGTCGATGCGCGGCCGCTGCCGCCTGTGGGCGGCTAGAGAGGGCGAAAAAGCTAGGGAGTGGTGCCGCGCGCGGCAGGCACCACCAGCATCTGCCGCAAGGCCAGCGCACCGCAGGCGGCGGCTAGCGTTGCCAGCAGCAAGGCCCACAGCATGCGTTGCGGCGACGCGGCGCTGAGCCAGTCGCCCAGCAGCAGGGTGGCGGTGTTGTAGGTGGCATGCAGGGCGATGCAGGGAATGAGCGAGCGCGTGCGCTCGTACAGCCACGCGAGCACCACGCCCATCACGAAGCCGACCACGAACTGGTAGATGTTCATGTGCGCCGCGCCGAACAGCAGCGCTGACATGCAGATGGCCTGCCACCGCGAATAGCGCTGCAGGAAACCGCGCAGCACGATGCCGCGGAACAGCATTTCTTCCAGCAGCGGCGCCATGACGCACACCGCCAGCACGGCCGCGACGCTGCCGTCGGCCATGCGGCTGAACAGCGACTCTTCCCAGGGCGAGAGCGGCATGACCCGCATCATCAGGTTCAGCGCCGAGGTGATGGTGAGCAGCAGCGCGGGCACGAGCAGCAACACTGGCGGCACCACGAGCATCAGCATGGCCCCGGCGGAGGTGGGGGAGCGGTGGAACAGCTCGCGGTAGGTGAGCTTCTGGAAATGCATCACCACCACGAACACGCAGCCGTTGCCCAGCACGGCCGAGAGCACGCCGATCTGCATGCCGTTCAGGCCGAGCAGTCCGTTGGCGTCCCGCAGCGCGGCGCCAACGACCAGCTCGCACAGGAACAGCGCCAGGAACAGGAGGGCGGCTTGTGCCGCCGAGGGAAAGGCCGCGCTTTTCGGGGAGTGCATGGATCTCGGACGCGTGGCGCTCAGGGGGAAGGGGAGGCGCGCATGTTACCTACCGCCGCGCCGGCGCTATGCGGGAGCCAGTTCTCCCCGCCCGAAGAGTTGCGACAACGGTGCCAGCGCGACCTCGCCCAGCCGCCCCTGTACCGGAAACGCCAGGCGCTGCAGCGCCGTGTATTCGCGCAGCCGGGCCGAGCCATGCGGGTCGCTCGGCAGGTTGGCGCCGGCGGAGGGGTGGCACATCAGCACGTCGCCCGTGCGGCATCCGGAGAGCCATTCGGACAGTCGCGCCTCGTAGCCCTGCGTGTCGCCCGAAAAATCGTAGACACCCAGCAGGCGGCGGCTCACGGGAATCCCGCGCTTCCGGGCGAGCGCGGCCAGCCGCGCGCCGCCCAGCGCGTGGATGACCTGGGCCTTCAGCCGTTCGGGGCCGTGGCGCCAGACGGGCGCGGTGTAGCGGACCCACGGCGGCGAGGCGGGGTAGCGCCGCGCGATTTCCTCGACCAGCAGATCCCGCACGACCGGAAACTGATGCACGTGCCGATGCCCATCGACGAACGCGGGCGCCCGGCCCATGGCGTCTTCGAAGCGGTTGAGCTGGTCGCGGATGTCCGCATGGAGCGCCGGCGTGAACACCGTGCGCGTGTAGGTCCGCGCGAGCAGCCCGAACAGGCCGGGCTCGAAGCCGTCGGCCGTCTCGGGACGCGTGAGGTCCAGGTGCAGGCCGGTGTCCAGCCGCGCGGGATCGATGCGTTTGAGCGCCTTCGCTCCGTCGGTCCAGGCGCTGCGGCGCACCATGCAGCTGGTCGCGGAAATCTTCCCCTGTGCGGCGAGATCGAGCACGGCCGCATTGATGCCCGTGCTCATTCCGAAATCGTCCGCGCAGATGCACAGGTAGCGGGTCGCGGGCCCCGAAGGGCCGGAAGTCTCAGTCGTCGCCATTCGTTCCAGTTGCAGGTTGGGGTGTGGGTTGAGGGAATGAAGGCGTGGGCGCGGCGGTCTCGACGTCCAGGCAGCGCGGGTCGCTTGTGGCGCTGCCCGCGAAGCGCCATGCCGCGACGCTCTGGTGAGCCGCGACCAATTGCGCGTGAGTCAGCCAGGGGTTCGTGAGCTGTGAATTGCTCGGCCCCACCAGCCAGGTGGTGTGCGGCACGCACAGCGTGGCGGCGAGCTGCGTACGGTCGACCAGCGTGCTGGCGGCGCGCGCGGGTTCGAAGCGGCCGGCATCCACGATTTCCTTGCGCCAGTTGTCGCGGGTGTCGGTGGCCGCCGCCTTCCAGTCGTCCAGCACCAGCACCGGCTTGCGCAGGTTCCAGTAGAACGGTATCTCGTAGAAGTAGCTGTCGAGCATCAGCACCTGGTCGTCGGCGGCCACGGCCTGGCCCGCAGGCAAGCGCAGCCGGGTGGCGGGTGGCGCTTCGTAGATCGTGATGGCGGCCACGCAGGCCACGCACACGGCCGCAGAAGCCAGCGTCGTTGCGCGCAACCTGGGCAGCAGCGCTTCCATCGACCGGCCCGCCAGCACGCGCTGCGCGATCAGGTAGGCCAGCGGCGGCAGCGCCGGCAGCACATAGCCCACCAGCTTGGAGCGCGGCAGCGAGAAGAAGACCACGATCACCGCGAGCCAGATCCACATCAGCCAGTCGATGTCGGACAGCCGGGGCCGCGCGTCCCCGTCCTTGCGCCGGGGCACCAGCACCCAGGCGAACCATGGCAGCGTGAAGCCCGCCAGCACCGGCAGGTAGAACCAGAAGCCGTGCTGGTTGTTGAAGCCCGAGGACGCGAAGCGCCGAAAGTGCTGCGTGATGACGAAGTAGTCGAAGAACTCCGGGTACTTCATCTGCATCGCCACGAACCACGGGCCGGCCACCAGCAGCAGGAGGGCCCAGCCGGGCAGCCAGACCGACAGCCGCAGCACGGCCGCTCTGCGCGTGACCAAGCACCAGATCAGCAGCACGCCCACGGGCAGCACCACGCCGATCAGCCCCTTGGCCAGCAGCCCGGCCGCGGCGAACAGGTAGGCACCCGCCAGCAACGCCCGCCAGGGCTCGGCGCGTTCCCGGGCCAGCGCCGCCGCGGCAGCCAGCAGCACGGTGGCCGAGATGCAGCCGGCCACCAGCATGTCGAGGTTTGCGAACTGCGCGCCCAGGAAGAAGAAGGGCGTGGTCACGAGCACCACGGTGGACAGCAGCGCCTGCCGCACCGTCGACCACCGGCGCAGGAAGAGGAACAGTGCCGAAGCCGCCACGCCCGCGCCCAATATGGAGGGCAGCCGCGCCGCCCATTCCACCGGCCCCGTCACCGCCATCGCGGCCGCGCCGATCCAGTAGAACAGCGGCGGCTTGTGGAAGAAGGGCAGGCCGTCGAGCCGGGGCACCAGCCAGTCGCCGGAATGCAGCATCGACAGCGCGACGCTGGCATAGCGGCCTTCGTCGGGCGCCATCAGCGGGCGCGCCCAGGCCGTCACCAGGAGCCAGGCGAAGATCGCGGCGATGAGCCACAGGGGCTGCGGCGACGTCCACCGGCCATTGCCGGTCCGCTTCATGTCTCTTCGACCTCGAGCCCGCTGCCGTGCTCGCGACGCACCACGTACAGCGGGCGGCCCTTGACCTCTTCGTAGATGCGCGCGATGTACTCGCCCACGATGCCGGTGGAGATCATCTGGATGCCGATGAAGAACATCAGGCTCACGACGATGGTGGTCCAGCCCGAGACCGAGTTGCCGAACAGCAGGTGGTCCACGGCCACGTAGGCGCCATAGGCGAAGGCCGGCACCGCGAGCAGCAGGCCCACCACGCTGACCAGGCGCAGCGGCCAGGTGGTGAAGGCGGTGAGCCCGTCGATGGCCAGGCTCAGCAGCCGCCGAGCGTTGAACGTGGTGGTGCCTTCGGCGCGCGGCGCGGGCGTGTAGGGCAAGGCCACGGCCCGAAAGCCGACCCACGCGTACAGGCCCTTCATGAAGCGGCTGCGCTCGGGCAGGCTCATCAATGCATCGACCACCTTGCGGTCCATCAGGCGGAAGTCGCCCGCGTCCTTGGGCACCTCGAAGCGGTCGGAGGAATTGACGAACTTGTAGAACAGCTTGCTGCCGATCTGCTTGAAGCGGCTCTCGTCGCTGCGCTCCTGGCGCACGGCGTACACCACCTCGGCGCCGGCCACCCACTGCGCGATCATGGCGTGGATGAGTTCGGGCGTATGTTGCAGGTCGCCGTCGAGCAGCACCACCGCATCGCCGTTGGCGGCGGCAAGGCCGGCGGTGAGCGCGGCTTCCTTGCCGAAATTGCGCGACAGAGAGATGCAGCGAAAGCCCGACAGCTCGCACCACGCCTGCGCGACGGCGGCGGTGTCGTCGGTGCTGCCGTCGTCCACCACGATGATTTCCCAGCGCAGCCGCGTGGCCCAGAGGATGTCTTCGAGCAGGGGCAGCAGGTGCCGCAGGTTGGCGGCTTCGTTGTAGCAGGGGATCACGCACGAGATGCTGCGCGCCTGTGTGTCTGCCGTCGCCGGCATGGCGGCTTGCGGCGTGGTTTCCGTGGCTGGGGAGGTGATTGCGCCGAGGCCTGCGCCGGTGCGCGAATGTCTTGCGGTGGTGGGAGAAATCATGAAGGCCTCCAGAGCGATTTGGTCTTGTGTCCGTCGGCGGAAGCATGGCCAGAGCGCATTGCGAAAAGATGAACGGTCCACGTCACGGCGGCAAGCGCGCAGGCAATCGAGCCCCCGA includes:
- a CDS encoding glycosyltransferase family 2 protein; protein product: MPATADTQARSISCVIPCYNEAANLRHLLPLLEDILWATRLRWEIIVVDDGSTDDTAAVAQAWCELSGFRCISLSRNFGKEAALTAGLAAANGDAVVLLDGDLQHTPELIHAMIAQWVAGAEVVYAVRQERSDESRFKQIGSKLFYKFVNSSDRFEVPKDAGDFRLMDRKVVDALMSLPERSRFMKGLYAWVGFRAVALPYTPAPRAEGTTTFNARRLLSLAIDGLTAFTTWPLRLVSVVGLLLAVPAFAYGAYVAVDHLLFGNSVSGWTTIVVSLMFFIGIQMISTGIVGEYIARIYEEVKGRPLYVVRREHGSGLEVEET
- a CDS encoding ChbG/HpnK family deacetylase, with translation MSTGINAAVLDLAAQGKISATSCMVRRSAWTDGAKALKRIDPARLDTGLHLDLTRPETADGFEPGLFGLLARTYTRTVFTPALHADIRDQLNRFEDAMGRAPAFVDGHRHVHQFPVVRDLLVEEIARRYPASPPWVRYTAPVWRHGPERLKAQVIHALGGARLAALARKRGIPVSRRLLGVYDFSGDTQGYEARLSEWLSGCRTGDVLMCHPSAGANLPSDPHGSARLREYTALQRLAFPVQGRLGEVALAPLSQLFGRGELAPA
- a CDS encoding flavin reductase family protein, with translation MNASHRRPVPLNKAYRLLNHGPTVLVSAAHGGQRNIMAAAWAMPLDFDPPKVAVVLDKSTWTRVLLEGAGSFALQVPTRAQLDLTEALGNSSGREIVERAGHDKFAAYGLQTFAGVATDAPLLEDCVAWLECRLLPEPPIQQRYDLFLGEVIAAQADARVFADGRWNFTGHDELRTLHHVAGGHFIVDGEAVDARPLPPVGG
- a CDS encoding ArnT family glycosyltransferase; the protein is MKRTGNGRWTSPQPLWLIAAIFAWLLVTAWARPLMAPDEGRYASVALSMLHSGDWLVPRLDGLPFFHKPPLFYWIGAAAMAVTGPVEWAARLPSILGAGVAASALFLFLRRWSTVRQALLSTVVLVTTPFFFLGAQFANLDMLVAGCISATVLLAAAAALARERAEPWRALLAGAYLFAAAGLLAKGLIGVVLPVGVLLIWCLVTRRAAVLRLSVWLPGWALLLLVAGPWFVAMQMKYPEFFDYFVITQHFRRFASSGFNNQHGFWFYLPVLAGFTLPWFAWVLVPRRKDGDARPRLSDIDWLMWIWLAVIVVFFSLPRSKLVGYVLPALPPLAYLIAQRVLAGRSMEALLPRLRATTLASAAVCVACVAAITIYEAPPATRLRLPAGQAVAADDQVLMLDSYFYEIPFYWNLRKPVLVLDDWKAAATDTRDNWRKEIVDAGRFEPARAASTLVDRTQLAATLCVPHTTWLVGPSNSQLTNPWLTHAQLVAAHQSVAAWRFAGSATSDPRCLDVETAAPTPSFPQPTPQPATGTNGDD
- a CDS encoding TerC family protein produces the protein MELLSDPAAWIGLLTLVVLEIVLGIDNLIFIAILAEKLPPHQRDRARLIGLSLALFMRLALLSIVSWLVTLTTPLFSVFGQGFSGRDLILLLGGFFLLFKATSELHERLEGVTHTASGSTVYAGFALVVTQIVVLDAVFSLDAVITAVGMVEHLPVMMAAVVISIGIMLWASKPLTRFVNAHPTVVVLCLSFLLMIGLSLVAEGLGFHIPKGYLYGAIGFSVMIETLNQWAKRNALRHEARRPLRDRTAESIIRLLGGRAPGEPVPAGGVSGAASAAQPAFAVEERNMVSGVLSLADRNVRSVMTPRADISWVDLNDDPDAVREQLLDTPHGIFPVCRGSLDDVVGVARAKDLLGHLLRDGKIDERGGLRAPIYVPESTTVIRLIDTLRGARGQLALVNDEHGMLTGVVTPIDVLEAIAGEFPDEDETLEILQTAPDAWTVSGSADLHLLEQALQTHGLVSEDDSYTSVAGFLLARFDGLPPVKATWVHDGYEFVVTDVDAQRIRTVAVRRLPMPEAGA
- a CDS encoding CPBP family intramembrane glutamic endopeptidase; this translates as MHSPKSAAFPSAAQAALLFLALFLCELVVGAALRDANGLLGLNGMQIGVLSAVLGNGCVFVVVMHFQKLTYRELFHRSPTSAGAMLMLVVPPVLLLVPALLLTITSALNLMMRVMPLSPWEESLFSRMADGSVAAVLAVCVMAPLLEEMLFRGIVLRGFLQRYSRWQAICMSALLFGAAHMNIYQFVVGFVMGVVLAWLYERTRSLIPCIALHATYNTATLLLGDWLSAASPQRMLWALLLATLAAACGALALRQMLVVPAARGTTP